Proteins encoded within one genomic window of Methanosarcina barkeri str. Wiesmoor:
- a CDS encoding nitrous oxide reductase family maturation protein NosD, with translation MKIKVYFSVVFVYLILIAGTVEAATVTVSKNGEANYTIIQEAINNVKDGDTILVYSGNFTENVIVNKSVSIKSNSGNPDDTIIQASNPGEHIFNVTEDDVTISGFKITGASNIVTSPTAGVHLEGVNNSIINNNKLSNNVIGIDLQSSDHNMLSKNTVSDNERGISLTNSNGNDLINNDAFNNRFGIYFWGSKNNILSYNNASSNEEDGIWIEDGSNNNTLRNNMVSNSNDDGILLTESSNNNTMSGNNVTLSLVGVQITDSNNNTVKNNFISNNSRIGISIIRNSSNNTVKDNFLSNNSESIVTESSTNQIYNNKIKEGKIHDTNASQIAFICPFLTVVIFGIAVIFLRKE, from the coding sequence ATGAAAATTAAAGTTTATTTTTCAGTGGTGTTTGTTTATCTAATATTAATTGCAGGCACCGTAGAAGCAGCTACGGTCACAGTGAGCAAAAATGGTGAAGCGAATTACACAATAATTCAGGAAGCTATCAATAATGTAAAAGATGGCGATACAATTCTTGTTTACAGTGGAAACTTCACGGAAAATGTGATTGTTAATAAATCTGTGTCCATAAAATCTAACTCTGGCAATCCAGATGATACCATAATTCAGGCTTCCAATCCTGGAGAACATATCTTCAATGTGACTGAGGATGACGTAACTATCAGTGGCTTTAAAATTACTGGTGCCAGTAACATTGTTACATCTCCAACCGCCGGAGTACATCTCGAAGGAGTTAATAACAGCATTATTAATAACAACAAATTATCAAACAACGTAATCGGTATAGATCTCCAGAGTTCCGATCATAACATGCTAAGCAAGAACACTGTTTCTGATAATGAGAGAGGCATTAGTCTTACAAATTCTAACGGCAATGATCTCATCAATAATGATGCTTTTAACAACCGATTTGGCATCTACTTTTGGGGTTCCAAAAATAATATTTTGAGTTATAATAATGCAAGTTCGAACGAAGAAGACGGTATCTGGATTGAAGATGGCAGTAATAACAACACACTGAGAAATAACATGGTCTCAAATAGTAATGATGACGGTATTCTACTTACTGAATCCAGCAATAATAACACAATGTCAGGTAACAATGTAACTTTGAGCCTTGTTGGAGTTCAAATAACTGATTCCAACAATAATACGGTCAAAAATAATTTCATATCAAACAACAGCCGTATTGGAATTTCAATAATAAGGAATTCCAGTAATAATACAGTTAAAGATAATTTCCTATCAAATAACAGTGAAAGTATCGTAACGGAAAGCTCTACCAACCAAATCTACAATAACAAAATTAAGGAAGGAAAAATCCATGATACGAACGCTTCACAGATAGCATTTATCTGTCCTTTCCTGACAGTTGTTATATTTGGAATAGCAGTTATATTCTTGAGAAAAGAGTAG
- a CDS encoding winged helix-turn-helix transcriptional regulator has translation MFLIVTAEATEYIVSPALGDQAGASINGEKVVKLEDTVIPYWQFLLWLAAMQILSIIDVILYFTKLIFVVLGFRVVDHPSTVGTLKRKHIYVFIKACPGTCISEIASDMSLSRGNLRYHLNILEAENLIESRSDCGKIRYFQNNSTYGEEEKLVISVLQNEMTRKIIYKILKEECNTNGNLARTTGISKGAITWYMKQLNESGLVKEDKMGKNTIYSINPIYRDEIEKHI, from the coding sequence TTGTTTTTAATAGTAACAGCTGAGGCTACAGAATATATTGTAAGCCCAGCTCTAGGTGATCAAGCTGGAGCTTCAATTAATGGAGAAAAGGTAGTAAAACTTGAGGATACTGTTATACCCTACTGGCAGTTTTTGCTCTGGTTAGCTGCGATGCAAATTTTATCAATAATAGACGTAATTCTGTACTTTACAAAACTTATTTTCGTGGTACTAGGATTTCGAGTTGTGGACCATCCAAGTACTGTTGGGACTCTAAAGAGAAAACACATATATGTTTTCATCAAAGCTTGTCCAGGGACGTGTATCAGCGAGATTGCAAGCGATATGAGTCTGAGTAGGGGAAATCTTCGCTATCATCTCAATATTCTCGAAGCAGAAAATCTGATTGAATCCCGCAGTGATTGCGGAAAGATCCGGTATTTCCAGAATAATTCTACATACGGTGAGGAAGAAAAACTGGTTATTTCCGTTCTTCAAAATGAGATGACCCGAAAGATAATTTATAAGATATTAAAGGAAGAATGCAACACCAACGGAAATCTTGCCCGGACAACAGGAATTTCCAAAGGTGCAATTACCTGGTATATGAAGCAGTTGAATGAATCAGGTCTTGTTAAAGAAGATAAGATGGGAAAGAATACAATATACAGTATAAATCCTATTTATCGGGATGAAATTGAAAAACATATTTGA
- a CDS encoding ATP-binding cassette domain-containing protein: protein MESIGIESTGMESTGMESTGMESTGMESMSTELGQSGIVHKTGEFAIETIHLSKFFGKENQIRAVDNLNLQVRKGEVFGFVGPNGAGKTTTMKMLIGLLEPSEGSGKVAGFDIIREVINIREQTGVLPEPAGFYDNLTARQNLRFYAKLYNIEPDVREKRIVNLLETVGLTRAIDQKTGGFSTGMRKRFGLAQALINEPSVLFLDEPTSGIDPLGAQMMRDLIKDLNRSKGVTVFLSSHSMEEVEEICDRIAIIARGKLLAVGSVEDLRDIVRAKEGVNYLLEVQDIPISETAEIVRNVEGVQALEVRNEVLYIHTKMKLRTEIAKAVKKAGGTVSMFEEEEMNLQKLFLKIIEGI, encoded by the coding sequence ATGGAATCAATAGGCATAGAATCAACAGGTATGGAATCAACAGGTATGGAATCAACAGGTATGGAATCAACAGGTATGGAATCAATGAGCACTGAATTAGGGCAAAGCGGGATTGTACATAAAACAGGTGAATTTGCAATAGAAACTATTCATTTGAGTAAATTTTTTGGAAAGGAAAACCAAATTCGCGCAGTGGATAACCTAAATCTGCAGGTGAGAAAAGGAGAGGTCTTCGGTTTTGTGGGTCCTAACGGAGCTGGCAAGACCACAACTATGAAAATGCTTATTGGTTTGCTTGAGCCAAGCGAAGGAAGCGGAAAGGTTGCAGGTTTCGATATCATCCGTGAGGTAATAAATATAAGAGAACAGACAGGAGTCCTTCCCGAACCTGCCGGTTTTTATGATAATCTCACTGCAAGGCAGAACCTGCGTTTTTATGCAAAGCTCTATAATATCGAACCCGATGTTCGGGAAAAAAGGATTGTAAATTTACTTGAAACTGTAGGTCTTACCCGTGCCATTGACCAGAAAACAGGCGGTTTTTCCACAGGCATGCGAAAGCGTTTTGGGCTTGCCCAGGCTTTGATCAACGAACCCTCAGTCCTTTTCCTTGACGAGCCAACAAGTGGTATTGACCCTCTTGGCGCTCAGATGATGAGGGACCTTATAAAAGACCTGAACCGAAGTAAAGGAGTTACCGTTTTTCTGAGTTCGCATTCTATGGAAGAAGTTGAAGAGATCTGCGACCGCATAGCAATAATTGCAAGAGGAAAACTTCTGGCAGTAGGGTCTGTGGAGGATTTGCGAGATATTGTAAGAGCAAAGGAAGGTGTGAATTATTTGCTTGAGGTTCAGGATATTCCCATCTCTGAAACTGCAGAAATCGTAAGAAATGTGGAGGGGGTACAGGCTCTTGAAGTTCGGAATGAAGTTCTATACATCCATACCAAAATGAAGCTCCGTACAGAAATTGCAAAAGCTGTCAAGAAGGCAGGTGGTACGGTATCCATGTTCGAAGAAGAGGAAATGAATCTGCAAAAGCTGTTCCTCAAAATTATAGAAGGAATATAA
- a CDS encoding NEW3 domain-containing protein — translation MPENKAKFLLVLLILFSLMPFPARADFSNLAVLNEISGKVAKPGDLVEFSFTVEKGYNTSESTSVTFFIEKVPENWTAGIYADGTQVSQITLPEEADEQELTLKVRVPENAKDGSYPVKIGLRPYGESIRNYDKMYQEFTVTVDRNAMSNLEIYSDIPGKKTHPGIPVSFGATIENKYKSRANFQIYLVSKPKKWGVNLLSTDGARITRLGVPGEGSQQFSVTVNPPINATRGDYEILVAACPEKSNQSVLLPLSVTINPEMAKNEDLSAYVEFNSSIVGLAIRPEKTAEFAVSLRSRYDQPLKLNLKVLSQPEGWNTEFVTDDDEDGRLSSVMLAAGEEQFFTVKVKPFQNATSGLYPITVAAVSGDRTVSRQLEININNDLENAELLKVDSTPTELTLNPGGSSEVRVKVENRRNDPLEDVTLEINEVTGITSQIQGFGTIEELEAGESKTIPVQITANANAGSGVKEIFIRAKSDDIVSSEKSIKVNIEKSSSSGLLGIALLGFAIIVLVFVVRKFGRR, via the coding sequence GTGCCTGAAAATAAAGCGAAATTCCTCCTTGTACTACTCATATTATTTTCTCTCATGCCCTTTCCGGCCAGAGCAGACTTTTCCAATCTTGCAGTCTTAAACGAAATCAGTGGCAAGGTTGCAAAGCCTGGAGACCTGGTGGAGTTCAGCTTTACCGTAGAAAAGGGATACAATACTTCTGAAAGCACATCAGTTACATTTTTCATAGAGAAAGTCCCCGAAAACTGGACTGCAGGTATCTATGCAGATGGCACTCAGGTAAGCCAGATTACTCTACCCGAAGAAGCTGATGAACAGGAATTGACTCTTAAGGTAAGAGTTCCTGAAAATGCAAAGGATGGATCATATCCTGTAAAAATAGGTTTACGACCTTATGGAGAAAGTATCAGAAATTATGATAAGATGTATCAAGAATTTACAGTAACGGTTGACAGGAATGCAATGTCTAACCTGGAAATTTATTCTGATATTCCTGGAAAAAAAACCCATCCTGGAATTCCTGTCAGTTTTGGGGCTACTATAGAAAACAAATATAAAAGTAGGGCAAATTTTCAGATTTATCTTGTTTCAAAACCCAAAAAATGGGGAGTTAACTTGCTTTCAACGGATGGAGCCAGGATTACCAGGTTAGGAGTCCCCGGAGAAGGAAGTCAGCAATTTAGTGTTACCGTAAATCCTCCAATCAATGCAACCAGAGGAGATTATGAAATTTTAGTGGCAGCATGTCCTGAAAAAAGCAATCAGAGTGTACTCTTGCCTCTAAGTGTAACAATAAATCCTGAGATGGCAAAGAATGAGGATTTGAGTGCATACGTAGAGTTTAATTCCAGCATTGTTGGACTTGCAATTAGGCCTGAAAAGACTGCAGAATTTGCAGTTTCCTTGAGAAGCAGGTATGATCAGCCACTTAAACTGAATCTTAAAGTTTTGAGCCAGCCTGAAGGCTGGAACACGGAATTTGTCACTGACGATGACGAAGACGGAAGGCTTTCTTCCGTTATGCTTGCTGCAGGTGAAGAACAGTTTTTCACTGTTAAGGTCAAGCCCTTCCAGAATGCTACAAGTGGACTTTATCCAATCACAGTTGCAGCAGTAAGTGGAGATCGGACTGTTTCTAGGCAGCTTGAAATAAATATCAATAATGATCTCGAAAATGCAGAACTGCTTAAAGTTGATTCAACCCCTACTGAATTAACATTGAATCCTGGCGGCTCATCTGAAGTCAGGGTTAAAGTAGAGAATAGAAGAAATGATCCTCTTGAAGATGTTACTCTTGAAATTAACGAAGTAACCGGAATCACAAGTCAGATCCAGGGCTTTGGAACGATAGAAGAACTGGAAGCAGGAGAGTCCAAAACCATACCTGTGCAGATTACTGCAAACGCCAATGCAGGTTCTGGAGTTAAGGAAATTTTCATCAGGGCAAAGAGTGACGATATTGTGAGCTCTGAGAAAAGTATCAAGGTGAATATTGAAAAATCATCAAGTAGCGGGCTTCTTGGCATAGCTCTTCTGGGCTTTGCAATCATTGTGCTTGTTTTTGTAGTACGTAAATTCGGAAGGCGGTGA
- a CDS encoding TolB family protein, translated as MLKTNIIIIFLLLFATNIASANSTSEDLSLNVTQIDEILQIEDGFVVTSTEWSPDGQYLLVTCSKMNSPLNYIVKHYLLDTNSHTFGEINYGINGSDTNGILQAKWTPSGDKIYFGVSRIEETNSGHCYIICNPDGTNLRCIGTNYTDLSYIIKNLGSIGFQRNLNWNQDSNKIVFEWEKPGNHSPGVYIADGKGTIISELLSATYPQPALYDSDKVFIVKDEGTVVLANDEGDLIQTFQPENKDERYCAFSLSPDRKKIMFAAGSSDSYNLQTYVSNIDGSNLKGNISYNENLWANESWQPNGSLLLVNQNRNLYIVEGDENNKRLLYKGNASESQWFPDGKKILFVENGNKLYSIDIDGTNITFITNFGQTSSNTWKYFDGGQHFSISPSGKIIAFMSAFDSATGKAIENYNIVNLNIAAPLFIVNSEGSNLTQVTPAVKGRYDTCINWSPDGKQFTIGSTIYMDPGWNHVNNSLVILDSENSSSIWKRLPVKEIIKSEESGTVDKVQINEPDSINTSSQVVENKKTSSQSPSFTFLQLFICLMGIWLLHKSKEL; from the coding sequence ATGTTAAAAACAAATATAATAATTATATTTTTATTATTATTTGCTACAAATATAGCATCAGCAAACTCGACATCGGAAGATCTAAGTCTTAATGTCACACAGATTGATGAAATTCTCCAGATAGAAGATGGATTCGTAGTAACATCAACAGAATGGAGTCCTGATGGACAGTATTTGCTTGTAACCTGTTCCAAAATGAATTCACCTTTAAATTATATCGTTAAGCATTACTTATTAGATACGAATTCTCACACTTTCGGAGAAATAAATTATGGAATTAATGGGTCTGATACCAACGGAATATTGCAAGCAAAATGGACCCCATCAGGTGACAAGATATATTTCGGAGTTTCAAGGATTGAAGAAACAAATTCTGGTCATTGTTATATCATTTGCAATCCTGATGGCACGAATTTGAGGTGTATTGGGACCAATTATACTGATCTTTCATACATAATAAAGAATCTTGGGAGTATTGGTTTTCAGAGGAATCTTAACTGGAATCAAGATTCCAATAAAATCGTATTTGAATGGGAAAAACCAGGAAATCACTCTCCTGGAGTATATATAGCAGATGGAAAGGGGACAATTATCAGCGAACTTCTATCAGCAACGTATCCACAGCCTGCCTTGTACGACTCTGATAAAGTCTTTATTGTTAAAGATGAAGGAACTGTAGTGCTTGCCAATGATGAAGGCGATTTGATTCAGACGTTTCAACCTGAGAACAAAGATGAACGATACTGCGCTTTTTCACTTAGCCCTGACAGAAAAAAAATCATGTTTGCAGCAGGGTCATCAGACAGCTACAATTTACAGACATACGTCTCTAATATTGATGGTTCGAATTTAAAAGGAAATATCTCTTATAATGAAAATCTCTGGGCAAACGAATCCTGGCAGCCAAACGGTTCTCTTCTTCTGGTAAATCAGAACAGAAATCTGTATATTGTTGAAGGAGACGAAAATAATAAGCGTCTTTTATATAAAGGCAATGCCAGCGAATCCCAGTGGTTCCCAGATGGGAAGAAAATTCTTTTTGTTGAAAATGGAAACAAGCTGTATTCAATCGATATTGATGGAACCAATATAACTTTTATCACTAATTTCGGACAGACTTCATCCAATACATGGAAATATTTTGATGGAGGTCAGCACTTTTCAATAAGTCCATCAGGAAAAATCATAGCTTTTATGTCTGCTTTTGACTCAGCCACTGGAAAAGCTATTGAAAACTATAATATTGTTAATCTTAATATTGCTGCTCCTTTGTTCATTGTTAATTCCGAGGGCTCGAATCTCACTCAGGTGACGCCTGCAGTAAAGGGAAGATACGATACATGCATAAACTGGAGCCCTGATGGAAAGCAATTCACAATCGGGTCCACTATATATATGGATCCAGGGTGGAACCATGTGAATAACTCTCTAGTAATATTGGATTCTGAAAACTCTTCGTCAATCTGGAAGAGGTTGCCTGTAAAGGAAATTATCAAGAGCGAAGAATCTGGTACCGTTGATAAAGTCCAGATCAATGAACCAGATTCCATCAACACGTCGTCGCAAGTTGTCGAGAATAAGAAAACAAGCAGTCAATCTCCTTCCTTTACGTTTTTGCAATTGTTTATCTGTCTAATGGGGATCTGGTTATTGCATAAAAGTAAGGAGTTGTGA
- a CDS encoding ABC transporter permease — translation MNKDSVLTIAQKEFSDKLYEPSFIILLAIFTGTILAYLQNRAGGDNFGDVVQVIAVFFPLIGIALGYDGIIKEKNSKSLSVLLTQPVFRDNIITGKFLGISMTLALVVFFSLTIIAASDFVISGKIAEFDSLLRLFIFGIFTFLYLLLFATFGLFTSVWCKTEIESLTFGVFVWINMCFALGPTIITLASFASGQTLFDMTKEFASTASLFYNISPLHHFAEVIVGTQDLSFYGGFNVQSEVHGFLDTQYTLPYLLGYYWQNVIILLVLPFLFLAASYISFLRDDI, via the coding sequence GTGAATAAAGACAGCGTTTTAACAATTGCGCAAAAAGAATTCTCAGACAAATTGTACGAACCCAGTTTTATTATACTGCTAGCTATCTTTACGGGCACTATACTTGCATATTTGCAAAATCGTGCCGGTGGAGATAATTTTGGGGACGTTGTCCAGGTTATTGCAGTATTTTTTCCGTTAATAGGTATAGCCCTTGGGTATGACGGGATAATTAAAGAAAAAAATAGCAAAAGCCTCAGTGTTTTATTGACGCAACCGGTTTTCAGGGATAATATTATTACAGGCAAATTTCTGGGGATTTCAATGACCCTTGCTCTTGTAGTATTTTTTTCCCTGACAATAATTGCAGCTTCGGATTTTGTTATTTCCGGAAAAATCGCTGAGTTTGATTCTCTCTTGCGACTGTTTATTTTCGGGATATTTACCTTTCTTTATCTTTTACTTTTTGCCACATTTGGGCTTTTTACTTCAGTCTGGTGTAAAACAGAAATTGAATCCCTTACCTTTGGGGTTTTTGTCTGGATCAATATGTGTTTTGCCCTTGGGCCCACTATAATAACGCTGGCATCTTTCGCATCAGGTCAAACACTGTTTGATATGACAAAAGAATTTGCTTCTACAGCATCCTTATTTTATAATATCTCACCTTTGCATCATTTTGCTGAGGTAATTGTTGGAACCCAAGATTTGAGTTTTTATGGAGGGTTCAATGTTCAGTCTGAAGTACATGGATTTCTGGATACTCAGTATACATTACCTTACCTGCTTGGATATTACTGGCAAAACGTGATAATTTTGTTAGTTCTCCCATTTCTGTTTCTGGCAGCTTCATACATTTCATTTTTGAGAGATGATATTTAA
- a CDS encoding ABC transporter permease, producing the protein MENISNVEVIAQKEFTDHLKSPVFLLFTATFMLVVITWSYVQGTEVEYTLNVLGSPDLMSGFEGVAEVVGRFAPVMGIVLGFDAIVKEIKSSSMNVLLTHPVFRDNIILGKILGSGLCILLVLFFSINLATGVMLMASGVPVTIQQITRIEIFVILTFFYSLIFLAISIMISTIAKKSNNSLMFNLIFWLIITILLAKLVFVVSYAFSEDLNTANGQTQIIKNFLPDYHFTSTAVGIKSTGTGMTSGIGGIFDTRYTLGAWAWEFWPNLAYLFVLPFILLIGSVLAFLKKDITY; encoded by the coding sequence GTGGAAAATATCTCAAATGTCGAAGTAATAGCCCAAAAAGAGTTTACTGACCATCTAAAAAGTCCTGTATTCCTTTTATTTACAGCCACCTTCATGCTGGTTGTCATTACCTGGTCGTATGTACAGGGGACAGAAGTTGAATATACTTTGAATGTTCTTGGCAGTCCTGATTTGATGAGTGGGTTTGAAGGGGTAGCAGAGGTTGTCGGCCGTTTTGCACCAGTTATGGGTATAGTACTGGGTTTTGATGCAATCGTCAAAGAAATAAAATCCAGTTCTATGAATGTTTTATTGACACATCCCGTGTTCAGGGATAATATAATTCTTGGAAAAATCCTGGGATCAGGCTTGTGTATCTTGCTGGTGCTCTTCTTTTCCATTAATCTGGCAACTGGAGTCATGCTTATGGCTTCAGGAGTTCCAGTTACGATACAGCAAATCACAAGGATTGAGATATTCGTGATTTTGACTTTTTTTTATTCTTTAATCTTCCTTGCAATCTCTATAATGATTTCGACAATAGCAAAAAAATCAAATAATTCCCTTATGTTCAACCTTATTTTCTGGCTTATCATAACGATATTGCTTGCCAAATTAGTCTTTGTTGTAAGTTATGCTTTTTCTGAAGATCTCAATACAGCAAATGGTCAGACTCAAATCATAAAGAACTTCTTACCTGATTATCATTTTACTTCAACTGCTGTGGGAATCAAAAGTACTGGTACAGGAATGACTTCTGGAATAGGTGGAATATTTGACACACGCTATACATTGGGAGCCTGGGCATGGGAGTTCTGGCCCAACCTGGCATATCTTTTCGTGCTACCCTTCATCTTGCTTATAGGCTCAGTGCTTGCCTTTTTGAAAAAGGACATAACATACTGA
- a CDS encoding TolB family protein has protein sequence MLRNVFTIFILFSLLLATNIASANSTSEDLSFNVTPLNKILQIEDGFVVTSTEWSPDGQYLLVTCSKMNSPLNYIVKHYLLDTNSHTFGEINYGINGSDTNGILQAKWTPSGDKIYFGVSRIEETNSGHCYIICNPDGTNLRCIGTNYTDLSYIIKNLGSIGFQRNLNWNQDSNKIVFEWEKPGNHSPGVYIADGKGTIISELLSATYPQPALYDSDKVFIVKDEGTVVLANDEGDLIQTFQPENKDERYCAFSLSPNRKKIMFAVGSSDSYNLQTYVSNIDGSNLKGNISYNENLWANESWQPNGSLLLVNQNRNLYIVEGDENNKRLLYKGNASESQWFPDGKKILFVENGNKLYSIDIDGTNLSFITSFGPTYSYTWKYFNEGQHFSISPSGNTIAFMSAFDSSTGKMIEDNNIFNIEIAAPLFIINSNGSNLTQVTPAVKGIFDTCINWSPDGKQFTIGSTKYSNGHGNSSLVKLDTKNSSSTWKSLPVKSEESGIVDKVQINEPYPKNTSQIAESQEIIKQSPSFMFIQPFVCIIGIWLLHKSRDM, from the coding sequence ATGTTAAGAAATGTTTTCACAATATTTATCTTATTTTCATTGTTACTTGCTACAAATATAGCATCAGCAAACTCAACATCGGAAGATCTAAGTTTTAATGTTACACCGCTTAATAAAATTCTCCAGATAGAAGATGGATTCGTAGTAACATCAACAGAATGGAGTCCTGATGGACAGTATTTGCTTGTAACCTGTTCCAAAATGAATTCACCTTTAAATTATATCGTTAAGCATTACTTATTAGATACGAATTCTCACACTTTCGGAGAAATAAATTATGGAATTAATGGGTCTGATACCAACGGAATATTGCAAGCAAAATGGACCCCATCAGGTGACAAGATATATTTCGGAGTTTCAAGGATTGAAGAAACAAATTCTGGTCATTGTTATATCATTTGCAATCCTGATGGCACGAATTTGAGGTGTATTGGGACCAATTATACTGATCTTTCATACATAATAAAGAATCTTGGGAGTATTGGTTTTCAGAGGAATCTTAACTGGAATCAAGATTCCAATAAAATCGTATTTGAATGGGAAAAACCAGGAAATCACTCTCCTGGAGTATATATAGCAGATGGAAAGGGGACAATTATCAGCGAACTTCTATCAGCAACGTATCCACAGCCTGCCTTGTACGACTCTGATAAAGTCTTTATTGTTAAAGATGAAGGAACTGTAGTGCTTGCCAATGATGAAGGCGATTTGATTCAGACGTTTCAACCTGAGAACAAAGATGAACGATACTGCGCTTTTTCACTTAGCCCTAACAGAAAAAAAATCATGTTTGCAGTAGGGTCATCAGACAGCTACAATTTACAGACATACGTCTCTAATATTGATGGTTCGAATTTAAAAGGAAATATCTCTTATAATGAAAATCTCTGGGCAAACGAGTCCTGGCAGCCAAACGGTTCTCTTCTTCTGGTAAATCAGAACAGAAATCTGTATATTGTTGAAGGAGACGAAAATAATAAGCGTCTTTTATATAAAGGCAATGCAAGCGAATCCCAGTGGTTCCCAGATGGGAAGAAAATACTGTTCGTTGAAAATGGAAACAAGCTGTATTCAATCGATATTGATGGAACCAATCTATCATTTATCACCAGTTTCGGACCTACTTACTCCTATACATGGAAATATTTCAACGAAGGTCAGCATTTTTCAATAAGTCCATCCGGGAACACTATAGCTTTTATGTCTGCATTTGACTCATCCACTGGAAAAATGATCGAAGACAATAACATTTTTAATATTGAGATTGCCGCTCCTTTGTTTATTATAAATTCCAATGGTTCTAATCTAACTCAAGTGACACCTGCAGTAAAAGGAATATTTGATACATGCATAAACTGGAGCCCCGATGGTAAGCAATTCACTATCGGATCCACGAAATATAGCAATGGTCATGGGAATAGTTCTCTGGTAAAATTGGATACTAAAAACTCTTCGTCAACCTGGAAGAGTTTGCCTGTAAAGAGTGAAGAATCTGGCATCGTTGATAAAGTCCAGATCAATGAACCATATCCCAAAAATACATCACAGATTGCTGAGAGTCAAGAAATAATCAAGCAATCCCCTTCCTTTATGTTTATACAACCGTTTGTTTGCATAATAGGAATCTGGTTGTTACATAAAAGCAGAGACATGTGA